A window of the Lepus europaeus isolate LE1 chromosome 5, mLepTim1.pri, whole genome shotgun sequence genome harbors these coding sequences:
- the CD53 gene encoding leukocyte surface antigen CD53, with protein MSMSSLKLLKYVLFFFNLLFWFCGCCVLSFGIYLLIHKKFGVLFFNLPFLTLGNVLVIVGSIIMVVAFLGCMGSIKENKCLLMSFFVLLLIILLAEVILAILLFVYEQKLNKYVADGLTDSIQRYQSDNSTKVAWDSIQSFLQCCGVNGTSDWPNTRPASCPSDPQVKGCYIKAQQWFQSNFLYIGIITICICVVQVLGMSFALTLNCQIDKSTRVLGL; from the exons ATGAGCATGAGTAGTTTGAAATTGCTGAAGTATGTCCTGTTTTTCTTCAACCTACTCTTCTGG TTCTGTGGCTGCTGCGTTTTGAGCTTTGGGATCTACCTCCTGATCCACAAGAAGTTCGGGGTGCTCTTCTTTAACCTCCCCTTCCTCACGCTGGGCAATGTGCTTGTCATCGTGGGCTCCATTATCATGGTGGTTGCCTTTCTGGGCTGCATGGGATCTATCAAGGAAAACAAGTGCCTGCTGATGTCG TTCTTTGTCCTGCTGCTCATCATCCTACTTGCCGAGGTGATCTTGGCCATTCTGCTCTTCGTATATGAACAGAAG CTGAACAAGTATGTGGCTGATGGTCTGACTGACAGCATCCAACGTTACCAATCAGATAACAGCACCAAGGTGGCATGGGACTCCATCCAGTCATTT ctgcagtgttgtggtgtaaatGGCACAAGTGACTGGCCCAATACCCGACCAGCATCTTGCCCTTCAGATCCACAAGTTAAG GGTTGCTACATAAAAGCACAACAGTGGTTTCAATCCAACTTCTTGTATATTGGCATCATCACCATCTGTATATGTGTGGTTCAG GTGTTGGGAATGTCCTTTGCACTGACCCTGAACTGCCAGATTGACAAATCCACCCGGGTCCTAGGACTGTGA